AGTCCCAGTTATATATTTGGATGGTTTTAGGGTGGGTTATGAGGTTGTTAAGAGTTTTGCCATTGCCACCACTAAAGTTAATGATGATATTCTTGCTTACTGGCTAAACCAGAATTCCACTTATTCAATGGGGCTATGAAAGCAGCTTATGGAACATTCCTGAACTCCCTACTAGTGATCAAATGTCATGACCTGGTGGCAGATTCAGCAGCAGCCCGATACAATGTCACTTGGACTCGCACCACACCCACTGCAATTTCCACACTCGACGATGCCTACAGCACCTTACTAACCGGAGAAATGGACCACCGCATGGGAATGGACGTAACCGGAAACCCCCAAAATGTGAAAGCCTTCCGTTTCGCCTGCTCATCAGCATTCTCACCCATAGAATACTGGATAATGTCCGCACTATTCCCCAACAACACCAACGGAACCACCACAGGCACATAACCCACAGGAAGCGTAACCATTGGCCTGGGACACACCCTACTAAATGGCGGAACCCTGGAAATGTTCGAAAGCAATGGCCACATAATAATCAGACAACTCGGAAACAACACCAAAGTACTAGTAATAGACCCAGAAACAGGACTAGTAATGGACCTAATGAACGGAACAAATACTTGTGGAAGCTACTGCTATAAAAGCCAACAAACAGAATGGGCATGCAACCTAACAGAAAGCATATATAAAAATGGACAGACAATCTTAGATCTCCTTATAAAAGGCAATGGAACCATTGACTTCAATCAACTTGCCAATAACATTAAATCGGGGCTTATGGGATTCTTGAATAGTGCTATGATATCATTGGAAGTTAGCAACATGTTTCTTACAAATTCCCTATCTGAATTTACACAATTTTATTCAGATGGTGTTAAGGTAAATTTTAATTTTAATAATTTTTTAGTCGCCGCTCAATATGATATTACAATCGGCCTTCTTGCCGTTGGCGGTCCAGATGTTCTTGCAGGTGAAAGTGCAGTAGAATTTTTAGCTGGTCTAATAACTACTGGAATAGGTCTATATAGGGGGGATTTCTCCGAAATGAGAGAAAATCATTGGCTAGAAATCAAGCTATATGGAACAACACTTTATAGTAGGCATGCTGTAGTCTTTGAAACTCCTGAAGCATCATTATTACCAGAAAAAAGAAGAGTTAATAATACCAATACAACTAACAGATTTTTATCAGTGTATTTCATTTAATCTATTATATAACTATTAAACAGGACGTGGCGTATGAAGACAAGTTCAGAATTGATAAAAATTATATTTGGAAGTTGGTTTTTAATATTAACCTCATCCTGGTACTTGAAAGACCCCTCTTTCACATATTATATTCCATTGATCTTCTTTTTTTTGATTAACCTCATAATTGATGTGTTTAAATTAAAAGCATATTATAATAAAAATCTTTTTCTATTTTTTGGGGTTGTTTTTTTAGTTTTAATGGGATTAAGTTTAATTTTGCTCTCTCCAACTGTTGATAAACTCTTATACTACATAGAAGTTGGAATATTCACACTCCTAATCATACTATTCATTAGAAGTGCACTTAAAAAAATAGGAAATACTCAAAAAAAATAACAAAAAGATAATACTTCAGAATAACCTGATTATGGCCCTTTACATGATGCTAACTGTTATTCCGACCAGCAGACAGACTGCTCCAGTGATCTCGGAGAAGAACTCCGTTCTAATAATGAAACCGTAAGTATGGAAAAAATGAAACTTGTGTGGTTAAGTCTTATAAGTACTGCGGCTATATGCTGCTGAAGGAGGATCTGCAACAGCAGTTGGAGGCACAGCAGGTGTATTGGAGTTAGGTGCCGTGGGAACTGTTATGGTTGAAGGAGGGGCATTTATTGGGATGTCAGTTGCAGTTGCTGTACTGCTTTATGAACCTTATTTCATGCTTTATGAATTCCCAGAAAAACTCAGAATAATGAAAGAAATCTACGACATGAAAAAAAATCAAAGCGAAACATGGACAGGAGCATTATCACTATTCTTACCAAAAGACCGAGAACCAACACCGGAAGAACTTCAAGAAGCAAACATGAAGGCCGCATCATTATTGATGAGTTGTATGAGAATAATGACATTGAACTTTTCAATGAACTTCAAGAATTAGGAAAAACTTATTTGGCTGGGAAAAAACTTGAAGTAGTTAGAGTAGGGAATCAGATTGGAATACCTCAGAAAGATGGAACATATAAATTTAGAGATGGAGGTCCGGATTTAGATCCAGATTTATGGACACAGGCATTCCTAAAAATATGCCGTGGTATAAAGAAACAGGGTCAAAATATGATTAAAGGTATCGCAGAAGGTAACCCTGTTGAAATTGCCAAAGCAAGTGCTGGAGTAATTTTTGGAATTGGTGCTCTTTGGATATTCGGTGGAGCGTATGCCTATGATATTATTATAAAAGATTGGATTGAATTTAATAAAACTAGTAATAACACCACTAATAATAATACAAATTATACACCAAATTACCCTTAGTATGATAAGAAAGGAGTTTTTAAATGGTTTTTGGCAAAATTCAAAATAAATTGAAAAAAAGATCACTAATGCGAAAAGGCAAAGAATTTTTAAAACAGGGTGAATATGGAAAGGCGTTAGAGTGTGATAATGAAGTTTTAAAGCTTTATCCTAGAGATATTAGTGGAATGAGAAACAAAAATATAACTTTAGAAATTATGGGGAGATATGAAGAAGCATCAAAATGTTACCTTGCAGTACTGGAGTTAGAACCTGATTCTAGTAAAGATTGGAGTTTTAAAGGAGATGCTTTTAATTATCTACATAAATATGAGAATGCTCTTGAGTGTTACGAAAATGCTTTAAATTTAGATCCAAAGAATTTTGAAGCTTGGAACAACAAAGGTGTTGTTCTCAAAAAGGTTGGTAAATATGAAGAAGCTTTAAAATGTTTTGATCAAGCTCTAAAATATTTCCCCAAATTAAGCGGATACTGGACTAACAAAGGCATTGCTTTAATTGAACTTAAAGAATATCAAAAAGCCATAGAATCTCTTGATAAAGCTTTGGAATTAAATTCAAACGATGAAAGAGCATGGTATTATAAAGGCATTGTGTTTAAAACTCTTGAAAAAGATGAAGAAGCTTTAAAATGTTTTGATAAAGCTTTGGAAATTGATCCTGATTATGAAGATGCTAAAAATGCAAAAAAAGAAATTTTATCTTCTAAATCTTAAATTTTCGCCACAACCCAAGTAACCAATAAAATCCTAAGGTAGTGGCTGAACAAGAAATCATTATACGCTCTTGTCCCTATGAAAGCTGCGTATGGTAAGTTCCTAGCTTCTTTATTGATGATTAAGTGTATGACATGGTGGCAGATCAAGCAGCTTCTAAGTTTAACGTTACCTGGAGTCGTACTACTCCTATTGCAGTTTCAGTTTGTGATGATGCTTATGATGGTTATATGACCTTAGAGTGTGATCATCGTTTTGGTATGGATGTTACTGGTGATTCAAGTAATGTTTATGCGTTTAGGTTTGCCTTTTCATCTACCATTAATCCGATTGAGCGTGGGGTTATGAAAACATTGCTCCCAAGTATTGATGATTCTTTTGAAGTAAATTCTTCTTTAGGCCGTTTGTGTTCTTCTATTACTATTGGTTTAGGGCAGATCCTTTTAAATGGTGAAATGGTTGATATCTTTGTGAGTAACGGTTATTTGGTGATTAAGTCAGCGGATAATCGATTGTTTTTAGTGCTTGATCTTGAAACTGGAATTGTCCGCGATGTAATGGTCACTAATAATTCTACTTTTTCTTATAGTAGTTGGTGTTATTCTGACCAGCAGACAGAAGGGGCCAGTGAACTGGGTGAGAAATTGTTGAATAATCTACCTGAATGGTTAAGTTCGATTGATGATATTTGTTTAAGTAAAAGTTGGGCTCTTATGGAGTTGGGCGTTGCAACAGCGAAATTCTTAGCACCGTTATTACTGCCTTTAATGACAATAAACTTAATTGATTCGGTTATGCCTGGGGCGATAGAGGTAGCCGAGAGAAATGGACGATTTGACCGCACTATATTTCTTATTCCCTTATGTATAAGTATTGGGGAGAATCAGGTCCATCACAATGGTTCTGGGATACATTATATGAAGGATTAGAAAAATATTATCATGATATCATTCCATCACAATCTGATCTAGAAAAAGAGCAGCCTACAAATTTTATGGGAAGTTCAATAACGCCAGATTGTAATTTCATGATTTATGGATATGGTGGTGATGAAGAGGATGACACTTGGCTCCATTATAAAGTTGTTAGAACTCCCCCTAATAATGATTGTTGGGTTTTGGAATGTTCTATTGTTTATTATGTTGGGGACAAATCTTATAGAGAAACTCAATATGCTGTTTTGCTACCGGGAAAACTTCTCTGTACTTTACCAAGGTGATCATCACACATTTAAATTTAAAATACCTAAAAATGAACAAGGAGGAATAATTGCAACTTATTCAGTAACTTATTACTGTTTTCAAAAAATGCCAAATAATAATATTTAAAGGAGATATAATCGATGGATATTACAGGAACATCTCAAGTTTATTATCTTTCACCAGCTTATTTGCTGATCATTGTGGTATTAGTGGGTTTTATTTATCATTTGATTCGCAATCAGAATATAAAAACACGCTTCTATCAAGCACCCTCATTGGAATCATTATTACTGTAATATTAGTGCCTCTAGATAATCTGATATATTTTTTCTTAGAAATGGGTAAGTTTATAGCTCTGGTAATTCTTGGAGGATTTCTCGCTGTTGGACTTAAAAAGTTAAGAATCACAAATGAAACTGAAGATTTCCATGAACTTCCTGAAAATGAATCAGAGGACCATAGGAAATGGTGGTCTGGTTTAAGTCCCAGAAATCAAACCATTGCCATTTGCAGCGCTTCTTTACTGAGTATTATTTTAATAATCAGTGTAATTTGTCTTTTAACTCCTGTTGAGAATTCAACCTTACTTGGTCTTAATTTTAATCCTTCAAACGGGTTTGTAAATGCGGATTATACTGATAGTGGGGAAATGATTGTTTGTATAGCTAATAACACTACACAATGCCTCATAAATGGTTCTTCAGAAGTAAATGCAACTGTTACAATTACATCAAGTGATTTAGGTATCTATAATCAAACCATACCATTAGATGCGGAAAATAACTTTGCCTACAATATTAACATACCAAAAAATGTTTCTATTATCAAAATCACGTTATACGCCACTAAATCAGCGAAAAAAGATAGATATATTAATTTCTTCATTAAAAAGCAATAATAACAGAAGTTCCATATTTCAATAGTTACGGTGCTGATGCCAATGGAAACACTTATGATGGGGGATATGAAGGTGTTAGAAGCTTTGCCATTGTCACAACTAAAGTTACGGATGAAACTTTACAGTGCTGGTTGGATAAGAAGTTTTTGTATCAGGCAGGGCCTACGAAGGCTGCGTATGGCACTTTCCTAGCTTCTTTATTGATGATTAAGTGTCATGACATGGTGGCAGATCAAGCAGCTTCTAAGTTTAATGTTACTTGGAGTCGTATTACTCCTATTGCAGTTTCAGTTTGTGATGATGCTTATGATGGTTATATGACCTTAGAATGCGATCATCGTTTTGGTATGGATGTTACTGGTGATTCAAGTAATGTTTATGCGTTTAGGTTTGCTTGTTCTCTTGTTATCAATCCCATCGAGCATTCTGTTATGAAAACATTATTCCCCTCCATCAATTCTTCTTTTACAGGAAATATATCCGAAATTTATTCTTCTATTACCATTAGTTTGGGTCAGAAGATGCTTAATGGTGAAATGCCAAATACATTCATGAGCAATGGTTATATAGTGATTAAATCCGTTGATAATCATTTATTCTTGGTGATCGATCCTGTAACTGGCATAGTCCGTGATGTTATGGTCACCAATCCAACTTTTTCTTATGGTAGTTGGTGTTATTCTGATCAACAAACTGAGTGGGCCAGTGAACTTGCGGAAAAATTGAATGGCACGAACCTCAGTATTCAACCGGACTGGCTTAAATCTACATATGAGATTAGTATGAGAGCTGGTTTAGTTGCTTTAGGAACCGGAGCCATAGCCGAAAGTGCTGGAACAGCATTCGGAACTGGAACATTAATAGGAACCGGAATGCTATTAACAATCGCAGCATATGCTATGCCAATTACAGCAGGTGTAGTTGTAGCCTGTGTCATATTCGAAATTTGCGTTGATCAAGGCTGGCTACCACCCGAAAAATGCCGAGAAATATGTGGAAATGCATTCTTACCCTTTGCTTTAATAAACACATTCATCTATGATGAACCAACACCCACAATACAACAACTAAAAGAAACATACTGGAAAACCAGCGAATTATTAAGGTTAATATCAGAAAATGAAGATGAAGAATCTTATGATGTGATGTTTGGATACCCACATACCCCTAGTGGATTGGCTGTAGCTGAGAGGTATGAACATTTATTTGCCCCACCACCCATAGGCGGTGACAATGATGAGGATATGACTGAAGTTGGGAAGTTTATAAGAGAAAAGTTGGAAAAAACAAAAGAAAAATGGAATGATGGTGATTTCATTGGTGCTATGAAAGAATTTAAATGGGTAATTGCTGGAAGTAGTGTAATTACTTTAAAATTGGCCTATGAAAACTTAGAATTAATAGAAGAATTCATAAAAAATATTTCTAAATCCAGTAGTGCGAGATTATGTTAATATATTAAATTTCATTAAATTGAGGAGTATGTTAAGAATGGGTGTTTTTGATAGTTTTAAAAAGAAATCCATGAATAATAAAGGTATTAAACTTATAAATCATGGGAAATTTGAGGAATCACTAGAATATTTTGATCAATCAATTAAAATAGATCCCAAATATGATAAAGCATGGTACAATAAAGGCAATGCTCTTAGTAAAATGCAAAAATTTGAGGATAGTTTGATTTGTTATGATAAAGCTTTGGAATTGAACTCTGACTATGATTTAGCATGGATGGGTAAAGGTTTTTCTTTAGCCTATTTAGAAAGATATGAAAAAGCACTGGAATGTTTAAATAAGGCATTACAATTAAACAAGGAAAATGAAAAAATTTTTTATGGCAAAGGGTATGTTTTAGTGAAACTTGGAAAACTAAATGAAGCAGAAAATTGTTTTGATAAAGCTTTAGAATTAAACCCTGACTATGAAGATGCTAAACAAAGTAAAAAAGCCATATCAAAAATCTTCAAATCTATCCCATATCTAAAATAAAATTTAGCCCCTTAGATTTTTCTTATTGAAAGAATAAATATAATGATTTTTTGGAAAAAATTAAACTATTTTTAGTTAAACTTCCCTTATCATAGTCGCAACAGTCTTAAAGAGTATCGGACCATCCATCCAGGCCTGTTTCAATAGATAAGCTGGTCTCAGGTAGAATCGTCTGAAGGCTGTTTTTTGCATTTTTTTGAGTTCATCCATGGAACAGTCCACTGTTTCCAGCACAGGGGAGAGAAGAGTGTATTTGGACCAGTCCTTCACTTTAATCAGGTTCCCTTGAACTGCTTGCTGATAGAAGCGAGTTCCAGGGTAGGGTGTGGCCAGACTGAAAACCGCATATGAAGGGTTCAGATCCCTTGCAAATTTAATAGTTCTTTCAATGCTATCCTTAGTGTCCCCAGGCATTCCCAGGACTACAGAAGCTATGGTGCGTATATGATTCTTTCGGGCCAGTGAAAATGCATTTCTTATTTTTTCAATGGTTAATTGTTTGTTCACCCGGTCCAGTTGCTGCTGATCCGCGGATTCCACTCCCAAAAACAGGGTTATACACCCAGATTCCCTCAATTTATGAAGTAATTTATCAGAAAGGGTATCTGCCCGGGCTGTGCATCCCCAGTAAACATCAAGCTTCCTTTTGATAATTTCATCACAGATTTCTGCCACCCTACTTGGTTTTAGAGTGAATGTATCATCCATAAATGCAATCATACCCGCTTCATGGTCATTAATGAGGTGTTCCATTTCATCCACCACGTTTTTCGAGGATCTCATTCTGAGTTTGTTTCCATGCAGGGCGGCAGAGGCACAGAAAGAGCACTGCATAGGGCATCCCCTTCCTGATATTAGAGTAGCAGTGTGTAACTTCATATTGAGAATTTTATAATGATCCATGGGAAGTAAGTGCCGTGCTGGGAAAGGCAATTCATCAAGATCCATAATTAAAGGCCGGGGTGGTGTTACCACATCCCCATAGGCTATGCCCTTTACTTTTCTCAGATCTCCACCTTCAGATAGGGTTT
This window of the Methanobacteriaceae archaeon genome carries:
- a CDS encoding tetratricopeptide repeat protein, coding for MGVFDSFKKKSMNNKGIKLINHGKFEESLEYFDQSIKIDPKYDKAWYNKGNALSKMQKFEDSLICYDKALELNSDYDLAWMGKGFSLAYLERYEKALECLNKALQLNKENEKIFYGKGYVLVKLGKLNEAENCFDKALELNPDYEDAKQSKKAISKIFKSIPYLK
- a CDS encoding cobalamin B12-binding domain-containing protein — encoded protein: MKVLLINPPYFNSKYKFIGLVAPPLGIAYIAAVLEENNIDVEIIDAAALELSWESLEDEIRKANPDLVAITALTPTISNALRTAQLAKKTCPQATVVMGGYHPTFNYQEMLEREYVDVVVMGEGEYTMLELVETLSEGGDLRKVKGIAYGDVVTPPRPLIMDLDELPFPARHLLPMDHYKILNMKLHTATLISGRGCPMQCSFCASAALHGNKLRMRSSKNVVDEMEHLINDHEAGMIAFMDDTFTLKPSRVAEICDEIIKRKLDVYWGCTARADTLSDKLLHKLRESGCITLFLGVESADQQQLDRVNKQLTIEKIRNAFSLARKNHIRTIASVVLGMPGDTKDSIERTIKFARDLNPSYAVFSLATPYPGTRFYQQAVQGNLIKVKDWSKYTLLSPVLETVDCSMDELKKMQKTAFRRFYLRPAYLLKQAWMDGPILFKTVATMIREV
- a CDS encoding tetratricopeptide repeat protein — encoded protein: MVFGKIQNKLKKRSLMRKGKEFLKQGEYGKALECDNEVLKLYPRDISGMRNKNITLEIMGRYEEASKCYLAVLELEPDSSKDWSFKGDAFNYLHKYENALECYENALNLDPKNFEAWNNKGVVLKKVGKYEEALKCFDQALKYFPKLSGYWTNKGIALIELKEYQKAIESLDKALELNSNDERAWYYKGIVFKTLEKDEEALKCFDKALEIDPDYEDAKNAKKEILSSKS